Genomic window (Planococcus sp. MSAK28401):
GTCCGGCTCCCGGCCCGACAGGCGTTCTGCCGCGTGTCGGCTTGAGGCCGAACAAACCCGTGAATGATGCAGGGATGCGGATCGATCCGCCCCCGTCGCTGGCACCGGCGACCGGCACGATGCCCGAGGCGACAGCGGCCGCTGCCCCGCCGCTTGAGCCGCCTGGGGAGTGATCCGTATTCCACGGATTATGCGTCGGGCCAAATAACTCCGGTTCTGAAATATTCTTCAAGCCGAATTCCGGCGTATTTGTGTGGCCGACCGGGATGAGACCGGCTGCTTTTAAGCGCGCGACGAAATGAGAATCGCGTTCCGGGCGGAAGTCTGCCAGTAATTTCGATCCTGCACTCAAGCGCTGGCCGGCGAGTGCTTGCGAGATGTTCTTCAAGGCAACCGGCACGCCGCCAAGAATGCCGCCTCTCGCATTCTCCGCCTCCAGCAATGCCTGTTCGTGGCGCTCCGCTGTGAAAGCATGAAGTTTCGGCTCCACTTCATCCAGACGCTGAAAGCTCAGTTCCACCAATTCCCTTGGGCTAACTTCCCCTTTTTTCACCAGTTCCGCAAGCGCTGTCGCATCGAGCGACAAGTATGTTTTCATATCCATTCCGTATGCCCCCGTTTCCCTTAGATCAGTCCAGTTGTTTCTCATTCTCAAGTGTAGCATTTCCTGAGACTGGCAAATAGCCAGGGGTTCGATGAGGTTTTGAGAAGCTTTCGAACTAAGTGCTTCCATTTGTTATCTAAAATATAACGAAAATGGACACATTTGAAACAACTTTTCCGCTAAAACCGTTGACTTTAGTGAATGGCTAGCTATACTAGTAAATGAGAATCGTTTTCATTTGAATAAGATTCATCAACCATTTCAAAGGAGAGACATCCATGAAGAAATTGTTTTCATTCTTATTAGTGCTTGGCACGCTTTTGATCCTTGCTGCATGCGGCAGCTCGAACAATTCAGAAGAACAACCGGCGGAAACGTCCGGCGACGAAACTGAAACAGCCAGCAACGAAGTGAATCTATATACAGCCCGCCACTATGATGTGGACGATGAGCTTTACAAAAAGTTTGAAGAAGAAACTGGCATCAAAGTCAACTTGATTAAAGGCGAAGCTGACGAGTTGCTTGAGCGTATCAAGCGTGAAGGCGACGCAACACAAGCCGATTTGTTTTTGACGGCTGATGCAGGCCGCCTGCACCGCGCGAAAGAAGACGGCATTTTGCAGTCAGTTTCAAGCGATGTGCTGGATGAGCAGATCCCTGCCAACTTCCAGGACGAAGACCAAATGTGGTATGGCCTGACAAAACGCGCACGCGTCATTATGTACGATAAAGAAAAAGTCGATCCGTCTGAACTATCCACGTACGAAGCATTAACGGAAGACGAATGGGTGGGACGCGTCTTGATCCGCAGCTCTGAGAACATCTACAACCAATCCTTGCTCGCTTCTTTCATTGAATTGAACGGTGAAGAAGAAGCAAAAGAATGGGCAGCCGGCATGGTTGACAACTTTGCGCGCGACCCTGAAGGCGGCGACCGCGACCAAGCCAAAGCAATCGCAGCGGGCGTCGGCGATGTAGCCATCATGAACACGTATTACTTCGGCCAAATGCTGAATTCTGAAGACCCTGAAGAAGTCAAAGTGGCTGAAGGCCTCGATGTATTCTTCCCGAACCAGGATACGACAGGCACGCACGTGAACGTCAGCGGCGCGGGTGTGGTAAAATCAGCTAAGAACCAAGAAAATGCGATTAAATTGCTGGAGTTTCTCTCCGCACCGGAAGCACAGGAAACATTCGCTTCCGTCAATTATGAATACCCAGTAAACGAAGCAGTGGAACCATCCGAATTGCTGCAATCATGGGGTGACTTCAAAGAGCAGGACATCTCGATGTCTGCACTCGGCGAAAACAATGCCCAAGCGATTCTATTGTTCAACGAAGTCGGCTGGAAATAAGCTGAGTGATTTCCCCTTGCCGCTGGTTTAGTGCGGCAAGGGATTTCTTGCGAGTTGGAAAGAGGTGCCTGGATTTTGCAACGCAGATTGGCCAATTTCAATATCTGGACTGTAGGGGCAGTCGTCATCATTCTGATGCTGTTCCTGCCGAACTTGACCATTGTCACCGGGCTGTTCACGCCGTCGAATGACAATTGGGAACATATGAAAGAATTCGTATTGCGTCAGTTTGTCATCAACTCATTGATCCTGACGCTCGCGACAGCGTTCTTCACGATTCTGATCGGGCTGAGCCTGGCCTGGCTGATCGCCCAATACGATTTTCCATTCCGGCGCTTTTTGAAGTGGGCGTTGATCCTCCCTCTTTCCATCCCGCCGTTTATCGGTGCTTATACGTACCACGGCATCTTGAATTTCACCGGCGCCATCCAGACGACGCTGCGCGAGGGATTCGGAATGGAGCTGAACCCGGCGTATTTCGATATCATGAACTTGCCTGGTGCGATTTTCATTTACACGATGTTTTTGTACCCTTATGTTTACACGATCACGCAAGTGTATTTGTCTGAACAATCGGCGTCATTGATCGAAAGCACACGGTTGCTCGGCAAAGGCCCTTGGCGCACGTTTTTCCAAGTGGTGCTGCCGATTTCACGGATTTCCATCATCGCCGGCGCGAGCCTCGTCGTGTTGGAAGTGCTGAATGATTACGGCGTCGTGAAATATTACGGCATCCAAACCTTTACGACCGCCATCTTCCAAAGCTGGTTCGGCCTTGGGGATTTGGATACGTCGATCAAACTGGCCGCGTCTCTCATGGGCTTTGTCATTATCATTCTACTCATCGAGAAGCTGCTCCGCGGCAGGCGGCAATACAGCTATTTCTCGACGAAAGTGCGCCCGCTCCAGCTCATCCCGCTTAGCGGCTGGAAAGGCTTTGCGGCGGCAGGCTATGGCATGGTGATCTTGAGCCTCGGCTTCTTCATCCCTGTCATTCAGCTGATTGACTGGACGATTTTGACCTTCGGGACGATTCCGATGGAAGAATTCATGCGCTATGTGCAAAACTCGGTGTTTGTTGCCGGGCTCAGCGCCACCTTGATCGTCATCCTTGCGCTCATCGTCGGGAATTTCGCCCGCATGGTGCAAGGCAAATATACGAAGCTCTTGCCGAAACTGACAGTGCTCGGCTATTCGATTCCTGGGGCGGTCATCGCCGTCGCCGTCGTCACAGCCTTTGTCGCACTCGATGGCTACCTCGCTCCCGTTTATGTGGCGATCGGCCTCGAGACGACGCTGGTGCTCAGCGTCAGCATTGTTCTGCTGCTTGCCGCTTACATCATCCGCTTCTTCGCCATCGGCTATAACTCGATTGAGACAGGCTATGACAAGATCGGCACGAACTTCCGGGATGCTTCAAGACTGCTCGGCGCCGGCCCGACGAAGACCTTTTTCAAAGTCGACGTACCGATGATGAAAGGCGCGATTATCAGCGGATTTATCCTGGTCTTCATCGATGTGCTCAAGGAGATTCCCTTGACATTGATCCTCAGACCGTTTAATTTTGATACATTGTCAACAAAAGCTTTCCAGTACGCAAGTG
Coding sequences:
- a CDS encoding ABC transporter permease produces the protein MQRRLANFNIWTVGAVVIILMLFLPNLTIVTGLFTPSNDNWEHMKEFVLRQFVINSLILTLATAFFTILIGLSLAWLIAQYDFPFRRFLKWALILPLSIPPFIGAYTYHGILNFTGAIQTTLREGFGMELNPAYFDIMNLPGAIFIYTMFLYPYVYTITQVYLSEQSASLIESTRLLGKGPWRTFFQVVLPISRISIIAGASLVVLEVLNDYGVVKYYGIQTFTTAIFQSWFGLGDLDTSIKLAASLMGFVIIILLIEKLLRGRRQYSYFSTKVRPLQLIPLSGWKGFAAAGYGMVILSLGFFIPVIQLIDWTILTFGTIPMEEFMRYVQNSVFVAGLSATLIVILALIVGNFARMVQGKYTKLLPKLTVLGYSIPGAVIAVAVVTAFVALDGYLAPVYVAIGLETTLVLSVSIVLLLAAYIIRFFAIGYNSIETGYDKIGTNFRDASRLLGAGPTKTFFKVDVPMMKGAIISGFILVFIDVLKEIPLTLILRPFNFDTLSTKAFQYASDEKIMEASQASLLIVGISALAIVIFYKILEKEMD
- a CDS encoding Fe(3+) ABC transporter substrate-binding protein, which codes for MKKLFSFLLVLGTLLILAACGSSNNSEEQPAETSGDETETASNEVNLYTARHYDVDDELYKKFEEETGIKVNLIKGEADELLERIKREGDATQADLFLTADAGRLHRAKEDGILQSVSSDVLDEQIPANFQDEDQMWYGLTKRARVIMYDKEKVDPSELSTYEALTEDEWVGRVLIRSSENIYNQSLLASFIELNGEEEAKEWAAGMVDNFARDPEGGDRDQAKAIAAGVGDVAIMNTYYFGQMLNSEDPEEVKVAEGLDVFFPNQDTTGTHVNVSGAGVVKSAKNQENAIKLLEFLSAPEAQETFASVNYEYPVNEAVEPSELLQSWGDFKEQDISMSALGENNAQAILLFNEVGWK